The following DNA comes from Janthinobacterium sp. TB1-E2.
GCCAGCGGCTTGTGGCGCAGGGCACGCCAGGCCAGGGTGGCCGCGTTCATGCCGCCACTCTGGAGCTGGAGCGGGGCAGGCGCAGCACGAGCGCATCGGGCATGGCGGCCAGCACCCTGGCGTCGTGGCTGGCAATCACCAGCGAGGCGCCAACTTGCTCAGCCTGGCTGGCCAGCAGGTGCACGACGGCGGTGCAGGCGGCGTCGTCGAGGTTGGCCGTCGGCTCGTCGGCCAGGATCAGCCGCGGGCGCATGACAATGGCGCGCGCGATGGCGGCCCGCTGGCGTTCGCCGCCGCTCAAAGCATATGGGTAGGTATCGAGCTTGTTGGCCAGGCCCAACTGGCCCAGCAAGCTGGCCGCGCGGGCCGGATCGGGCCGCTGCCCGCTGGCGTAGGCGGGCAGCAAGACATTGTCGAGCACGTTCAAGCTGGGCACCAGCGCCAGTTGCTGTGGCAGCAAGCCGATGGTGCGGCCGCGCCAGCTGTCGCGCTGGCGCGGCGTGAGGCCGGGCAGGGACTTGCCCGCCACTTCAAGGCGGCCCGCCTGGGGCGCCAGGATGCCCGCCAGCAAATGCAACAAAGTCGATTTGCCGGAGCCGGACGGCCCCAGCAGCAGTGCGTGCTGCCCGGCGGGCAAGTGGAATGCGTCGATATCGAGCACGGGGCTGGCATGGTCATAGCCATAGGTCAAAGAGGCGAGGTGGAGCATGGAATTCTTTCGGAAGTCAGGCCGGCAAAGATTGCCGCACAAATGCAACTGAGCTGCATTATAATGCAAACGCAATAGACTTGCATTTAAAATCCAAGGTCCATTGCCTCCCTTAATTGCTCATCCGAAAGATACCCATGGCCCAGCGCAAACTCCCCGTCACCGTCCTATCCGGCTTTCTCGGCGCCGGCAAGACCACCTTGCTCAACCACATACTGCGCAACCGCGAAGGCAAGCGCGTGGCCGTCATCGTCAATGACATGAGCGAAGTCAATATCGATGCCTCGCTCGTGAAAGACAGTGCCGAAGCGGCCGGCGCGGCTTTGTCGCGCACGGAAGAAAAACTCGTGGAAATGTCGAACGGCTGCATCTGCTGCACCTTGCGCGACGATCTGTTGCTGGAAGTGCGGCGCCTGGCCGCGGAAGACCGCTTCGATTATTTGCTGATCGAATCGACGGGCGTGGGCGAGCCGATGCCCGTCGCCGCCACCTTCGACTTCGAGGATGAGCACGGCGACAGCCTCAATGACGTGGCGCGCATCGACTGCATGGTCACCGTCGTCGACTGCGTCAACCTGCTCAATGATTTCCACAGTGAAGACAGCCTCGAGCAGCGGGGCGAGACGGCGGGCGAGGGGGACGACCGCCAGCTGGCCAATTTGCTGACGGAACAGATCGAGTTTGCCAATGTCATCGTCCTCAACAAGGTCGGCATGGTCGATGCGGCCGAGCGCCTGCGCGTGCTGGCCGTCATCAAGGCGTTGAATCCCGGCGCGCGCATCATCGAAACGAACCAGTCCCTCGTGCCGCTCGACGCCATCCTGGGCACGAATCTGTTCAACCTGGAGCAGGCGGCCAGCATGCCGGGCTGGGCGCAGGAGCTGGCCGGCATCCACACGCCGGAAACGGACACCTATGGCATCAGCAGTTTTGTGTACCGGTCGAAGGAGCCGTTCCACGCGCAGCGCCTGCATGACTACATTGCCCAGCCGATCAAGGGCGTGGTGCGCAGCAAGGGATATTTCTGGCTGGCCAGCCGCCCCGAATGGGTGGCCAGCCTGTCCGGCGCGGGCAAGCTGATGAATATCGAACCCGTGGGCCTGTGGTGGGCGTCCGTGCCCAAGGAGCGCTGGCCAACGGATGCGGCCTCGCTGGCGGAAGTTAAAGCGGGCTGGAGCGAAACGTATGGCGACCGCTACCAGGAGCTCGTCTTCATCGGCCAGGACATGGACCAGGCCGCCATCGAGGCGGACTTGAAGAAATGTCAACTCAACTACACGGAAACGCGCCAGGGCATGGCCGCCTGGCGCAAGCTGGCCGACCCGTTTCCCCAATGGCAGCGCATGGAAGAACTCGAAGATTAACCACCGACAGGAAAGCACTATGACAGAATTGATCCCCGTTACCATCATCACGGGTTTTCTCGGCAGCGGGAAAACCACCTTGCTCAAGCGCATATTGCAGGGCGATCACGGCGTGCGCATCGCCGTGATCGAAAACGAATTCGCCGCCGAAAGCATCGACCATGGCTTGCTGGTGCAAGATAGCGACGAGCAGATCGTGGAAATGAACAATGGCTGCATCTGCTGCAGCGTGCGCGGCGACCTGATCCGCATCCTCGGTGAACTGCAGGCCAGGCGCGCGGCAGGAATTATTGCCTTCGACCACGTGATCATCGAAACGACGGGCCTGGCCGCGCCCGGACCCGTGGCGCAAACTTTCTTTGCGGAGCCCTCCGTCAGCGAGTACTACATGCTCGACGCCATCCTGACGGTGGTCGATGCGCGCCACGCGCAGCAGCAATTGACGGCGCACAAGGAAGCGCAGGAGCAGGTGGGCTTTGCCGACCGCATCCTGCTGTCGAAGACGGACCTGGTCAGCAAGGACGAGCTGGCCGCGTTGCGCCAGCGCCTGGTCGCCATCAATGGCCGCGCCGGCATACAGAAAGTGCGCTTCGGCAATGTGCCGCTGCGCGACATCCTGAATATTCGCGGTTTCAACTTGAACGCCATCGTCGAGCTGGAGCCGGATTTCCTGGGAGAACTGGGACACCGCCATGGCGACGGCGTGCAATCATTCGTCTATCACCAGTCCCAGCCCCTCGACCTGCTGCAGGTGGAAAATTTTCTCGATGCTGTGGTACAGCTGTTCGGCACCCAGCTGATGCGCTACAAGGGGATTTTGTATGTTGCCGACCTGGATTGCCGCGCCGTGTTCCAGGGCGTGCACATGCTGATGGGCTCGGAGCTGGGCGCGCCGTGGCGCGACGGCGAACCGCGCGCCAGCAAGATCATCTTTATCGGCCGCGACTTGCCGCAGGATATGCTGATACGCGGCCTGGACCGTTGCGTGACGGCCAGCGTAAGCGAGGTGGCGGCATGAGCGTGGAAGCGGGCTTGCCCGCCCTGGCGCTGATTTTCCTGCTCGGCATGCGGCATGGGCTGGAACCCGATCACCTGGCCGCCGTCGATGGCCTGACCTTGCGCAGCCAGGCCGCAGCGCCGCGCTGGGCGCCGTGGATGGGCGCGCTGTTTGCGCTGGGGCATGGCCTCACCGTGCTGGCCATCGTCGCCGTCGCGGCCGTCGCGTCGCAGCAATTTACACCGTCGGAGGCAGTATTCGGCTGGCTGGAATGGCTGCCCATTGCCTTGCTATTGCTCATCGCCGGCATGAATGCGCGCAGCTTGCTGGCCGGCGCGCAACTGGCCGAGGTGCGCGGCCGGCTGTTGCCGCGGGCGCTGCGGGGCGCTTCGGGACCGCTCGCCGCCATCCTCGTCGGCATGCTGTTCGCGCTCGTCTTCGACACGGCCCTGCAGGCGGCCGC
Coding sequences within:
- a CDS encoding ABC transporter ATP-binding protein translates to MLHLASLTYGYDHASPVLDIDAFHLPAGQHALLLGPSGSGKSTLLHLLAGILAPQAGRLEVAGKSLPGLTPRQRDSWRGRTIGLLPQQLALVPSLNVLDNVLLPAYASGQRPDPARAASLLGQLGLANKLDTYPYALSGGERQRAAIARAIVMRPRLILADEPTANLDDAACTAVVHLLASQAEQVGASLVIASHDARVLAAMPDALVLRLPRSSSRVAA
- a CDS encoding GTP-binding protein; translated protein: MTELIPVTIITGFLGSGKTTLLKRILQGDHGVRIAVIENEFAAESIDHGLLVQDSDEQIVEMNNGCICCSVRGDLIRILGELQARRAAGIIAFDHVIIETTGLAAPGPVAQTFFAEPSVSEYYMLDAILTVVDARHAQQQLTAHKEAQEQVGFADRILLSKTDLVSKDELAALRQRLVAINGRAGIQKVRFGNVPLRDILNIRGFNLNAIVELEPDFLGELGHRHGDGVQSFVYHQSQPLDLLQVENFLDAVVQLFGTQLMRYKGILYVADLDCRAVFQGVHMLMGSELGAPWRDGEPRASKIIFIGRDLPQDMLIRGLDRCVTASVSEVAA
- a CDS encoding GTP-binding protein — encoded protein: MAQRKLPVTVLSGFLGAGKTTLLNHILRNREGKRVAVIVNDMSEVNIDASLVKDSAEAAGAALSRTEEKLVEMSNGCICCTLRDDLLLEVRRLAAEDRFDYLLIESTGVGEPMPVAATFDFEDEHGDSLNDVARIDCMVTVVDCVNLLNDFHSEDSLEQRGETAGEGDDRQLANLLTEQIEFANVIVLNKVGMVDAAERLRVLAVIKALNPGARIIETNQSLVPLDAILGTNLFNLEQAASMPGWAQELAGIHTPETDTYGISSFVYRSKEPFHAQRLHDYIAQPIKGVVRSKGYFWLASRPEWVASLSGAGKLMNIEPVGLWWASVPKERWPTDAASLAEVKAGWSETYGDRYQELVFIGQDMDQAAIEADLKKCQLNYTETRQGMAAWRKLADPFPQWQRMEELED